One Streptomyces sp. B21-105 genomic region harbors:
- the mraY gene encoding phospho-N-acetylmuramoyl-pentapeptide-transferase — translation MMNQILFAGVIGLFLTLIGTPLLIKLLARKGYGQYIRDDGPREHASKRGTPTMGGIAFIFATVAAYFLSKLITGNAPSYTGLLVLGLMCGMGLVGFLDDYIKIVKRRSLGLRAKAKMAGQLIVGIAFAVLSLQFSDARGNTPASTKLSFITDFGWTIGPVLFVVWALFMILAMSNGVNLTDGLDGLATGASVLVFGAYTFIGVWQFQESCANGETLTNPNACYEVRDPLDLAVISAALMGACLGFLWWNTSPAKIFMGDTGSLALGGVLTGLAICSRTELLVAIMGGLFVLITMSVVIQVGSFKLTGKRVFRMAPLQHHFELKGWSEVLVVVRFWIIQGICVIVGLGIFYAGWAAEK, via the coding sequence ATGATGAATCAGATCCTGTTCGCGGGCGTCATCGGCCTCTTCCTGACGCTGATCGGCACGCCGTTGCTGATCAAGCTGCTGGCGCGCAAGGGCTACGGCCAGTACATCCGCGACGACGGCCCGCGCGAGCACGCCAGCAAGCGCGGTACGCCGACCATGGGCGGCATCGCCTTCATCTTCGCGACGGTCGCCGCGTACTTCCTGTCCAAGCTGATCACGGGCAATGCGCCGAGCTACACCGGTCTGCTGGTGCTGGGCTTGATGTGCGGCATGGGCCTGGTCGGCTTCCTCGACGACTACATCAAGATCGTCAAGCGTCGTTCGCTGGGTCTGCGGGCCAAGGCGAAGATGGCCGGCCAGCTCATCGTCGGCATCGCCTTCGCGGTGCTGTCGCTGCAGTTCTCCGACGCCCGCGGCAACACCCCGGCCTCCACGAAGCTGTCCTTCATCACGGACTTCGGCTGGACGATCGGTCCCGTGCTGTTCGTCGTCTGGGCGCTGTTCATGATCCTCGCGATGTCCAACGGCGTGAACCTGACGGACGGTCTGGACGGTCTGGCCACCGGCGCCTCCGTGCTCGTCTTCGGCGCCTACACCTTCATCGGCGTCTGGCAGTTCCAGGAGTCCTGCGCCAACGGCGAGACCCTGACCAACCCCAACGCCTGCTACGAGGTGCGCGATCCGCTGGACCTCGCGGTCATCTCCGCGGCGCTGATGGGCGCCTGCCTGGGCTTCCTGTGGTGGAACACGTCGCCGGCCAAGATCTTCATGGGCGACACCGGTTCGCTCGCGCTCGGCGGCGTCCTCACGGGCCTCGCCATCTGCTCCCGCACGGAGCTGCTGGTGGCCATCATGGGCGGCCTGTTCGTCCTCATCACCATGTCGGTGGTGATCCAGGTCGGCTCCTTCAAGCTCACCGGCAAGCGGGTCTTCCGGATGGCTCCGCTGCAGCACCACTTCGAGCTCAAGGGCTGGTCCGAAGTCCTCGTGGTGGTCCGTTTCTGGATCATCCAGGGCATCTGTGTGATCGTCGGACTGGGCATCTTCTACGCGGGATGGGCAGCAGAGAAGTGA
- a CDS encoding UDP-N-acetylmuramoyl-tripeptide--D-alanyl-D-alanine ligase, with protein MIALSLAEIAAVVGGQTHDIPDPSVEVTGPVVRDSREVAPGSLFVAFVGERVDGHDYAAAVVEAGAAAVLASRPVGVPAIVVDDVQTALGALARHVVNRLGATLVALTGSAGKTSTKDLIAQVLRRKAPTVFTPGSLNNEIGLPLTALSATGETRFLVLEMGARGIGHIRYLADLTPPKIGLVLNVGTAHIGEFGGREQIAQAKGELVEALPPAAEGGVAILNADDPLVRAMASRTKAKAVFFGESDEADVRAENVRLMDTGQPAFRLHTPSGCSDVTMRLYGEHHVSNALAAAAVAHELGMSAQEIATALSEAGSLSRWRMEVTERPDGVTIVNDAYNANPESMRAALRALAAMGEASRAKGGRTWAVLGKMAELGDEALAEHDAVGRLAVRLNVGKLVAVGGREAAWLQLGAYNEGSWGEESVHVSDAQAAVDLLRSELRPGDVVLVKASRSVGLESVAQALLAADAEGEVAAR; from the coding sequence GTGATCGCCCTCTCCCTCGCCGAGATCGCAGCAGTCGTCGGCGGGCAGACGCACGACATACCGGATCCGTCCGTGGAGGTCACCGGACCGGTCGTCCGGGACTCCCGGGAGGTGGCTCCCGGCAGCCTCTTCGTCGCCTTCGTCGGCGAACGGGTGGACGGCCACGACTACGCGGCCGCGGTCGTCGAGGCGGGCGCGGCGGCCGTACTGGCCTCCCGCCCGGTCGGCGTGCCCGCGATCGTCGTGGACGACGTCCAGACGGCGCTGGGCGCCCTCGCCCGGCACGTCGTGAACCGGCTCGGCGCCACCCTCGTCGCGCTCACCGGCTCGGCCGGCAAGACCAGCACCAAGGACCTGATCGCCCAGGTGCTCCGGCGTAAGGCGCCGACCGTGTTCACGCCCGGCTCGCTCAACAACGAGATCGGACTGCCGCTGACCGCCCTGTCGGCCACCGGGGAAACCCGTTTCCTCGTACTGGAGATGGGCGCGCGCGGCATCGGTCACATCCGCTACCTCGCCGATCTGACGCCCCCGAAGATCGGCCTCGTCCTCAACGTCGGCACCGCCCACATCGGCGAGTTCGGCGGCCGCGAACAGATCGCACAGGCAAAGGGCGAGCTGGTCGAGGCGCTGCCCCCGGCGGCCGAGGGCGGCGTCGCGATCCTCAACGCCGACGATCCGTTGGTCCGGGCCATGGCCTCCCGAACGAAGGCGAAGGCGGTCTTTTTCGGAGAGTCCGACGAAGCGGACGTACGGGCCGAGAACGTGCGACTCATGGACACCGGACAGCCCGCCTTCCGCCTTCACACACCCTCCGGGTGCAGCGATGTGACCATGCGCCTGTACGGTGAGCATCACGTGTCGAACGCGCTCGCCGCGGCCGCCGTCGCCCATGAGCTGGGCATGTCCGCGCAAGAGATCGCCACCGCGCTCTCCGAGGCGGGCTCCCTCTCCCGCTGGCGTATGGAGGTCACCGAGCGCCCGGACGGCGTGACGATCGTCAACGACGCCTACAACGCGAACCCTGAGTCCATGCGAGCCGCCCTGCGTGCACTGGCAGCCATGGGCGAAGCCTCACGGGCGAAGGGGGGCCGGACCTGGGCGGTGCTCGGCAAGATGGCCGAGCTCGGGGACGAGGCGCTCGCCGAGCACGACGCGGTCGGACGGCTCGCCGTCCGGCTCAATGTCGGCAAGCTCGTCGCGGTCGGGGGCAGGGAAGCCGCCTGGCTGCAACTGGGCGCATACAACGAGGGTTCGTGGGGTGAGGAGTCGGTGCACGTGTCCGACGCACAGGCGGCTGTCGACCTGTTGCGCAGCGAGTTGCGCCCGGGGGACGTCGTACTCGTGAAGGCGTCCCGTTCGGTCGGTCTCGAGAGCGTCGCGCAGGCGCTGCTCGCGGCCGACGCCGAGGGTGAGGTCGCCGCCCGATGA
- the murD gene encoding UDP-N-acetylmuramoyl-L-alanine--D-glutamate ligase, which produces MGSREVTDWQGKHVTVAGLGVSGLPAAKVLHGLGAKVTVVNDGDDARAREQAAELEALGVTVRLGDGATLPEGAELVVTAPGWKPDKPLFTAAREAGVPVWGDVELAWRLRGPDAAPWLCVTGTNGKTTTTRMLASILAAAGLRTAAVGNIGVSLLDAVLGDEPYDVLAVELSSYQLHWAPSLRAHSAAVLNLAPDHLDWHGSMEAYARDKGRVYEGNQVACVYNVADKATEDLVREADVEEGCRAIGFTLGAPAPSQLGVVDGILVDRAFVEDRQKNAQELAEVADVDPPAPHNIANALAAAALARAFGVPPKAVRDGLRSFTPDAHRIAHVADVDGVAYVDDSKATNTHAAQASLAAYGSIVWIAGGLAKGATFDELVATSAERLRGVVLLGADRALIREALARHAPEVPVVDLDRTDTGAMSAAVQEARRLAAEGDTVLLAPACASMDMFVNYNQRGDAFAQAVRELGT; this is translated from the coding sequence ATGGGCAGCAGAGAAGTGACCGACTGGCAGGGCAAGCACGTCACCGTCGCCGGGCTCGGCGTCTCCGGCCTCCCGGCGGCCAAGGTGCTGCACGGGCTCGGCGCGAAGGTCACCGTCGTCAACGACGGCGACGACGCACGCGCGCGGGAGCAGGCCGCAGAGCTGGAGGCGCTGGGCGTCACCGTGCGCCTCGGTGACGGGGCGACCCTGCCCGAGGGCGCCGAACTAGTCGTCACCGCACCCGGCTGGAAGCCCGACAAGCCGCTGTTCACGGCGGCCCGCGAGGCCGGCGTACCGGTCTGGGGCGACGTCGAACTCGCCTGGCGGCTCAGGGGCCCGGACGCGGCGCCCTGGCTGTGCGTCACGGGCACCAACGGCAAGACGACCACCACCCGGATGCTCGCGTCGATCCTGGCGGCCGCCGGCCTGCGTACGGCGGCCGTCGGCAACATCGGCGTCTCCCTGCTGGACGCCGTGCTCGGCGACGAGCCGTACGACGTCCTGGCCGTCGAGCTGTCCAGCTACCAGCTGCACTGGGCGCCGTCCCTGCGCGCGCACTCCGCCGCCGTCCTCAACCTCGCCCCCGACCACCTCGACTGGCACGGCTCCATGGAGGCGTACGCCAGGGACAAGGGGCGCGTCTACGAGGGCAACCAGGTCGCCTGCGTCTACAACGTCGCCGACAAGGCCACCGAGGACCTGGTGCGCGAGGCCGACGTCGAGGAGGGCTGCCGGGCGATCGGCTTCACCCTCGGCGCCCCCGCCCCCTCCCAACTCGGCGTGGTGGACGGCATCCTGGTCGACCGCGCCTTCGTCGAGGACCGGCAGAAGAACGCCCAGGAGCTCGCCGAGGTCGCCGACGTCGATCCGCCGGCCCCGCACAACATCGCCAACGCCCTTGCCGCGGCGGCCCTCGCCCGGGCCTTCGGAGTGCCCCCCAAGGCCGTACGGGACGGGCTGCGGTCCTTCACGCCCGACGCCCACCGCATCGCCCACGTGGCCGACGTGGACGGCGTCGCGTACGTCGACGACTCCAAGGCCACCAACACGCACGCGGCGCAGGCCTCGTTGGCGGCCTACGGGTCGATCGTGTGGATCGCCGGCGGACTGGCCAAGGGCGCGACCTTCGACGAGCTGGTCGCCACGTCGGCCGAGCGGCTTCGCGGCGTCGTGCTCCTCGGCGCCGACCGCGCCCTGATCCGGGAAGCCCTGGCGCGACACGCCCCGGAAGTACCCGTCGTCGACCTCGACCGGACCGACACTGGGGCGATGTCCGCAGCCGTCCAGGAGGCCCGGCGGCTCGCCGCCGAGGGCGACACGGTGCTCCTCGCCCCCGCCTGCGCCTCCATGGACATGTTCGTCAACTACAACCAGCGCGGTGACGCGTTCGCTCAGGCCGTCCGCGAACTCGGAACCTGA
- the ftsW gene encoding putative lipid II flippase FtsW, translating into MPGSRTGRPPVQRTVRRPSGASRPRRDNPVRRLHARVQKAWDRPLTAYYLIFGGSLLITVLGLVMVYSASQITALQKSLPGSFFFRKQFLAASIGAVLLLVASRMPVKLHRALAYPILAGAVFLMALVQIPGIGMSVNGNQNWIALGGSFQIQPSEFGKLALVLWGADLLARKQDKKLLSQWKHMLVPLVPAAFMLLGLIMLGGDMGTAIILTAILFGLLWLAGAPTRLFVGVLSVAATLGVILIKTSPNRMARLQCIGATDPGPGDSCWQAVHGIYALASGGIFGSGLGASVEKWGQLPEAHTDFIFAVTGEELGLAGTLSVLALFAALGYAGIRVAGRTEDPFVRYAAGGVTTWITAQAVINIGAVLGLLPIAGVPLPLFSYGGSALLPTMFAIGLLIAFARDEPAARATLAMRPRRFGRKRGAGGSAFARGPRRWNTMRRRASAARPSGER; encoded by the coding sequence ATGCCCGGTAGCCGTACCGGGCGGCCGCCCGTCCAGCGAACCGTCCGCAGACCTTCCGGCGCCTCCCGGCCGCGCCGCGACAACCCCGTACGACGGCTGCACGCGCGCGTGCAGAAGGCCTGGGACCGGCCGCTGACGGCCTACTACCTGATCTTCGGCGGTAGCCTGCTGATCACCGTGCTGGGCCTGGTGATGGTCTACTCGGCCTCTCAGATCACCGCGCTGCAGAAGTCGTTGCCGGGTTCGTTCTTCTTCCGCAAGCAGTTCCTGGCCGCCTCCATCGGGGCGGTGCTGCTGCTGGTCGCGTCCCGCATGCCGGTGAAGCTGCACCGCGCTCTCGCCTATCCGATCCTCGCGGGCGCCGTCTTCCTGATGGCGCTGGTGCAGATCCCCGGCATAGGGATGTCGGTCAACGGCAACCAGAACTGGATCGCGCTGGGCGGCTCCTTCCAGATCCAGCCCAGCGAGTTCGGCAAGCTCGCGCTGGTGCTGTGGGGCGCCGACCTGCTCGCCCGCAAACAGGACAAGAAGCTGCTGAGTCAGTGGAAGCACATGCTGGTGCCGCTCGTGCCCGCGGCCTTCATGCTGCTCGGGCTGATCATGCTGGGCGGCGACATGGGCACGGCGATCATCCTCACAGCGATCCTGTTCGGACTGCTGTGGCTGGCGGGTGCGCCCACGCGGCTCTTCGTCGGGGTCCTGTCCGTCGCCGCCACCCTCGGTGTGATCCTCATCAAGACCAGCCCCAACCGCATGGCCCGGCTGCAGTGCATCGGCGCGACCGATCCCGGCCCGGGCGACTCCTGCTGGCAGGCCGTGCACGGTATTTACGCCCTGGCCTCCGGCGGGATCTTCGGCTCGGGGCTCGGGGCGAGTGTGGAGAAATGGGGGCAACTCCCCGAAGCGCACACCGACTTCATCTTCGCCGTCACCGGTGAGGAACTGGGTCTCGCGGGGACGCTGTCGGTGCTCGCCCTGTTCGCGGCTCTAGGCTATGCGGGTATCCGCGTGGCCGGACGCACGGAGGACCCCTTCGTGAGGTATGCCGCGGGAGGCGTGACCACCTGGATCACCGCTCAGGCAGTGATCAACATCGGTGCGGTGCTCGGCCTGCTGCCGATCGCCGGCGTCCCTCTCCCGCTGTTCTCCTACGGGGGCTCCGCCCTGCTGCCGACCATGTTCGCCATCGGGCTGCTGATCGCCTTCGCACGCGACGAGCCCGCTGCGCGGGCAACGCTTGCGATGCGGCCCCGCCGCTTTGGTAGAAAGCGGGGGGCGGGGGGCTCCGCGTTCGCACGGGGCCCCCGGAGATGGAACACGATGCGACGGCGTGCCTCGGCGGCGCGCCCGTCCGGAGAGCGGTGA
- a CDS encoding cell division protein FtsQ/DivIB, protein MAGSATAERGARQQESSGPPLVRRLGPRRLRMIIVLVLAVSLLGAGAVWALYGSQWLRVREVSVTGTDVLTPQQVREAADVTVGSPLVSVDTDAIEARLREELPRIDSVEAVRSWPHGVSVKVVERTPILLIRKGAKFVEVDDEGVRFATVSEAPRGIPLLETATSSARSAAASLRRFGEDRLVREAVRTAGSLPSAVARRTRLVKVRSYDDIALRLNDGRTVAWGSAENGAAKGRALTALMKAAPAARHFDVSAPTAPASSGS, encoded by the coding sequence GTGGCCGGATCCGCCACCGCCGAGCGCGGTGCACGCCAGCAGGAGTCGTCCGGCCCGCCCCTTGTCCGGCGGTTGGGGCCGCGCCGGCTTCGTATGATCATCGTTCTCGTGCTGGCCGTCTCCCTCCTCGGTGCGGGCGCCGTCTGGGCGTTGTACGGCTCGCAGTGGCTGCGGGTGCGGGAGGTCTCCGTCACGGGCACCGACGTGCTGACCCCGCAACAGGTGCGCGAAGCCGCTGACGTCACCGTCGGATCTCCGCTCGTCTCGGTCGACACCGACGCGATCGAGGCGCGACTTCGCGAGGAACTGCCCCGGATCGACTCGGTCGAGGCGGTCCGTTCCTGGCCGCACGGAGTCAGCGTGAAAGTCGTCGAGCGCACGCCGATCCTGTTGATTCGAAAAGGGGCGAAATTCGTGGAAGTGGACGACGAGGGCGTCCGTTTCGCCACGGTTTCCGAGGCTCCCCGAGGCATCCCGCTGCTGGAAACGGCGACGTCCTCCGCGCGATCCGCGGCGGCGAGTCTGCGCCGCTTCGGCGAGGACCGGCTGGTGCGGGAGGCGGTCCGGACGGCCGGCTCGCTGCCGTCCGCCGTCGCCCGCCGGACACGGCTGGTCAAGGTCCGTTCCTACGACGACATCGCCCTGCGGCTGAACGACGGCCGCACGGTCGCCTGGGGCAGTGCCGAGAACGGCGCCGCGAAGGGCCGTGCACTCACCGCTCTCATGAAAGCCGCCCCGGCCGCGCGGCACTTCGACGTCAGCGCTCCCACCGCCCCGGCGTCATCGGGGAGTTGA
- a CDS encoding UDP-N-acetylmuramoyl-L-alanyl-D-glutamate--2,6-diaminopimelate ligase — MTMITPDPGTPAPPTTPPAGPSGSTPAASPSLRPRAGTPGTLTAVPHADHSQTTQKGASVTYPGPPRPAQVSATPLAELADQLGAAQPGDAAEVTGITHDSRAVRPGDLYAALPGARLHGADFVAQAAGLGAVAVLTDPTGADRAAATGLPVLVVDDPRGAMGELAATIYGRPGRDLLQIGITGTSGKTTTAYLVEGGLKAVRSTGLIGTVETRIGDERIKSERTTPEATDLQALFAVMRERGVEAVAMEVSSHALVLGRVDGCVFDIAVFNNLSPEHMEFHSGMEDYFRAKAQLFTRKRSKLGVVNLDDEYGRRLVQEAQVPVVTFSAEGHPDADWRAVDVETGPMDSTFTVLGPDGVRVGARSPLPGSFNVANTLAAIVSLAVAGIDPRTVADGVAAVPGVPGRLERVDAGQPYLAVVDYAHKTDAVESVLRALRKVTKGRLHVVLGCGGDRDRTKRAPMGAAVARLADTAVLTSDNPRSEDPLAILATMLQGAASVPAHERGDVQLFEDRAAAIAAAVARAHAGDTVLVAGKGHEQGQDIAGVVRPFDDRQVLREAIQQTQG; from the coding sequence GTGACCATGATCACTCCCGACCCCGGGACTCCCGCACCGCCCACGACACCCCCCGCCGGGCCGTCCGGGAGTACACCGGCGGCCTCGCCCTCGCTTCGCCCGCGGGCGGGTACTCCCGGTACGCTCACCGCCGTGCCACACGCCGATCACTCCCAAACCACCCAGAAGGGCGCTTCCGTGACATATCCGGGACCGCCGCGGCCGGCCCAGGTCTCCGCCACACCCCTCGCGGAGCTCGCCGATCAGCTGGGCGCCGCACAGCCGGGTGACGCCGCCGAGGTCACGGGCATCACCCACGACTCACGCGCGGTCCGCCCCGGCGACCTGTACGCCGCCCTCCCCGGCGCCCGCCTGCACGGCGCCGACTTCGTCGCCCAGGCAGCGGGCTTGGGCGCGGTCGCCGTCCTCACCGACCCCACCGGCGCCGACCGCGCCGCCGCGACCGGCCTGCCGGTCCTGGTGGTCGACGACCCGCGCGGGGCCATGGGCGAACTGGCGGCCACCATCTACGGCCGCCCCGGCCGCGACCTGCTCCAGATCGGCATCACCGGCACCTCCGGAAAGACCACCACCGCCTACCTCGTCGAGGGCGGCCTGAAGGCGGTCAGGTCCACCGGGCTGATCGGCACCGTCGAGACGCGCATCGGCGACGAGCGCATCAAGTCCGAGCGCACCACCCCCGAAGCCACCGACCTCCAGGCCCTGTTCGCCGTCATGCGCGAGCGCGGCGTCGAGGCGGTCGCGATGGAGGTCTCCAGCCACGCCCTGGTCCTCGGCCGGGTCGACGGCTGCGTCTTCGACATCGCCGTCTTCAACAACCTCAGCCCGGAGCACATGGAGTTCCACTCGGGCATGGAGGACTACTTCCGGGCCAAGGCGCAGCTGTTCACGCGGAAACGCAGCAAACTCGGCGTGGTCAACCTCGACGACGAGTACGGCCGCCGGCTGGTCCAGGAGGCGCAGGTGCCGGTCGTCACCTTCTCCGCCGAGGGTCACCCGGACGCCGACTGGCGCGCGGTGGACGTCGAGACCGGCCCGATGGACTCGACGTTCACCGTCCTGGGCCCGGACGGGGTGCGGGTCGGCGCCAGGTCGCCGCTGCCGGGCAGCTTCAACGTGGCGAACACCCTCGCCGCGATCGTCTCCCTCGCCGTCGCCGGCATCGACCCGCGGACCGTCGCCGACGGCGTCGCCGCCGTGCCGGGCGTGCCGGGCCGTCTCGAGCGGGTGGACGCCGGGCAGCCCTACCTCGCGGTCGTCGACTACGCCCACAAGACCGACGCCGTCGAGTCGGTGCTCAGGGCGCTGCGCAAGGTCACCAAGGGCCGGCTGCACGTCGTCCTCGGCTGCGGCGGCGACCGGGACCGCACCAAGCGCGCCCCGATGGGCGCCGCCGTCGCCCGGCTCGCCGACACCGCCGTACTGACCTCCGACAACCCCCGCTCCGAGGACCCCCTCGCGATCCTCGCGACGATGCTCCAGGGCGCGGCGTCGGTGCCGGCCCACGAGCGCGGCGACGTGCAGTTGTTCGAGGACCGGGCCGCCGCGATCGCCGCGGCCGTGGCACGCGCGCACGCCGGGGACACCGTGCTGGTCGCGGGCAAGGGCCACGAGCAGGGCCAGGACATCGCCGGGGTGGTCCGTCCGTTCGACGACCGCCAGGTGCTTCGCGAAGCTATCCAGCAGACCCAGGGATGA
- the murG gene encoding undecaprenyldiphospho-muramoylpentapeptide beta-N-acetylglucosaminyltransferase gives MHVVLAGGGTAGHIEPALALADALRRQDPSVGITALGTERGLETTLVPQRGYELALIPAVPLPRKPTPELITVPGRLRGTIKAAEQILERTRADAVVGFGGYVALPGYLAAKRLGVPIIVHEANARPGLANKIGSRYAARVAVSTPDSKLRDARYIGIPLRRSIATLDRAAMRPEARHMFGLDPNLPTLLVSGGSQGARRLNEVIQQVAPWLQQAGIQILHAVGPKNELPQVQQMPGMPPYIPVPYVDRMDLAYAAADMMLCRAGAMTVAELSAVGLPAAYVPLPIGNGEQRLNAQPLVKAGGGLLVDDAELTPEWVRETVLPVLADPHRLYEMSRAAGEFGRRDADELLVGMVYEAIAASRAHR, from the coding sequence GTGCATGTCGTACTCGCTGGTGGGGGGACCGCCGGCCACATCGAGCCCGCGCTCGCCCTCGCGGACGCCCTGCGCAGGCAGGACCCCTCGGTGGGGATCACGGCCCTGGGCACGGAGCGCGGCCTGGAGACCACGCTGGTCCCGCAGCGCGGCTACGAGCTCGCGCTGATCCCCGCCGTGCCGCTGCCGCGCAAGCCCACCCCCGAACTGATCACCGTCCCGGGCCGGCTGCGCGGCACGATCAAGGCCGCCGAGCAGATCCTCGAGCGCACCCGGGCGGACGCCGTCGTCGGCTTCGGCGGTTACGTGGCCCTGCCCGGCTACCTCGCGGCCAAGCGCCTCGGTGTGCCGATCATCGTCCACGAGGCCAACGCCCGCCCCGGCCTGGCCAACAAGATCGGCTCGCGCTACGCGGCCCGGGTGGCGGTCTCCACGCCCGACAGCAAGCTGCGCGACGCCCGCTACATCGGCATCCCGCTGCGCCGCTCCATCGCCACGCTGGACCGCGCCGCCATGCGTCCCGAGGCCCGGCACATGTTCGGCCTCGACCCCAACCTGCCGACTCTGCTGGTCTCCGGCGGCTCACAGGGCGCCCGCCGGCTCAACGAGGTGATCCAGCAGGTGGCGCCCTGGCTGCAGCAGGCCGGCATCCAGATCCTGCATGCGGTCGGCCCGAAGAACGAACTGCCGCAGGTGCAGCAGATGCCGGGGATGCCCCCGTACATCCCGGTACCGTACGTGGACCGGATGGACCTCGCGTACGCCGCCGCCGACATGATGCTCTGCCGTGCGGGCGCGATGACCGTCGCCGAGCTCTCCGCCGTCGGGCTCCCGGCCGCCTACGTCCCGCTGCCCATCGGCAACGGCGAACAGCGGCTGAACGCCCAGCCGCTGGTGAAGGCGGGCGGCGGTCTGCTGGTCGACGACGCGGAACTGACCCCCGAGTGGGTCCGGGAGACCGTCCTGCCCGTGCTGGCCGATCCGCACCGGCTGTACGAGATGTCCCGGGCCGCCGGTGAGTTCGGCCGCCGGGACGCCGACGAACTGCTCGTCGGCATGGTGTACGAGGCGATCGCCGCCTCCCGTGCACACCGTTAG